The DNA sequence acaataagcGTCCTGTTTTACCATTTCAGtctgtcccataataagagtcctattttacttttaccataaatgataagtagaccccacattccaccaacttatttcaatcacattttgtttataaaccAATATACATAAGTGAtatccatattccactaacttattcaactcattttttcgtataactaaataactagaattttatcaaaatctcAGACCATCCGATACTTGGTGAAGCAACCTTATATAGAGAAGAAGGCACATAATTCCTTGGGCAAAACAGCCCTGCAAATCTTGAATGAGATCCCACACACACCTCGCTACTCAGACATGGAAAAACTCTTGAAGATTCgatcaacacaaaaaatatcaaacgTCTTCCCCAACCTGACCGACACGacaatggtggtggtggttcTGATAGCCACCATGGCCTTCCAGGCTGCTGTCAGCCCCCCGGGCGGGGTGTGGCAGGAACACACGGCATCACACAAGGCCGGCGATGCAGTGATGGCATCAACTCATCCCAAACTATACAAACAGTTCGTCCGTGCTAACACCATAGCTTTCGGTTCAGCAATCATCACAATCTTCCTCATCACAACCCGACAGCCATCCGGACGCATTGTTTTCCTACTCATCTCCTTGTTCACAATGTGGCTATCACTCGCATCTATTGCACTCAGCTACGGAGCTTCTATAATGGTCATCTCTCCCAATATGGAAACACAATCACTTGTTCCTGTAATCATCGTAGTCGTCGTTGTGTCACTAGGCATCATTGGATTCATATATGTGTATAGTATTATACGAGAATGGTTCTTACGTCGCGATACAGCTCTCCCACGATCTCATACATCAAGCGATAGAGTCATCAACAATGTTGGCCGCGTTTTACGATCGTCGGGGCCCAAAACCTAGAAGAGTCGATATGTGTTTTCATTGAAGACTTCAACAACCGTTTGGTTTTCTTTGCAACTCTTCCCATCCAAATTGCAAGGTAGATGATGATCAGTTGATAGTCATGTGTGTCTTACTTATTGTGCGTGCGTGTATTTAGTAAATGTGCTTTTTAAGTGTCGACTCATTTCTAATGCTTCAAGTGTGTAATGCTTGCTTTTGGGCTCCTATATTCATGTACAATTATcctatatttcacttttaccataaataacaAGTGGACTTCACATtctattagtaatttatttcactcatattttattactcctccgtcccataataaatgtcacactttcctttttagtttgtcccacaaaagatgtcacatttcctcttttagaaaaagttctctttcacatcaattatcaaattatattttctcccACCACTTAACATACAAactaacatctcctaaaatctcgtgccatctcccaagtgtgacatctactatgggacgaagggagtataaaactaatatatttatataaatgatattcataattcactaactta is a window from the Salvia hispanica cultivar TCC Black 2014 chromosome 1, UniMelb_Shisp_WGS_1.0, whole genome shotgun sequence genome containing:
- the LOC125199441 gene encoding ankyrin repeat-containing protein At2g01680-like; amino-acid sequence: MAAKVTTKNLYDAAKNGDVATLEDLMQQEPNLAGEVLYARSRNVLHIAAMHGQGGIVEVLSSHRQLARDVDSQNSTPLHIAAAQGSLHVALKLISMAPETCLWRDCHNMNPLHIAAVNGHINILQKLLETNSSPVVERVHRGETVLHLCIKYNRLVSLKFLVEKFRELVCAKDDDGETVLHLAVRFNQLQTIRYLVKQPYIEKKAHNSLGKTALQILNEIPHTPRYSDMEKLLKIRSTQKISNVFPNLTDTTMVVVVLIATMAFQAAVSPPGGVWQEHTASHKAGDAVMASTHPKLYKQFVRANTIAFGSAIITIFLITTRQPSGRIVFLLISLFTMWLSLASIALSYGASIMVISPNMETQSLVPVIIVVVVVSLGIIGFIYVYSIIREWFLRRDTALPRSHTSSDRVINNVGRVLRSSGPKT